DNA from Kineosporiaceae bacterium:
CCCCGCCCCACGGCGACCTCTCACGCCGAGCCCGCTGCATCGTCGGCACTCCCCCCGCCGGGCGATGCAGCGGGTTCCCCCACCCGACCTGCCTCCACCCGTGCCACGCCGAGCCCCATCCGATCCGTCCGCGTCGCCTCCCCCACCCGGACGCCGTCTCGCGCCACGACGTCCGTCGCGGTGCGCCCGGCCGGCACCGGAAGGGTCGCGGTACCCGCCGAGGGGCGCCCGGTCGACACCCGCCACCCGACCCGGGTGGTCGGTACCGGGACGGCGGCGAGCTGCACCTCGGCGGCTGTGGTCAAGGCGGTGGCCGCGGGCGGCATCATCACCTTCGACTGCGGGCCGGCCCCGGTGACCATCCGGATGACCGCGACGGCCAAGGTTCGCAACACCAACGCGCGCACCGTGGTGGACGGCGGCGGCCGGGTCACGCTGTCCGGCGGCGGGGCACATCGGATCCTGTACCAGAACACCTGTGACGGCGCCCAGGGCTGGACCACCACCCACTGCCAGGATCAGCTCACGCCGTCCCTGGTGGTGCAGAACCTCACGCTGGCCGACGGCAACTCCACCGGCCAGACCGCGGAGGGCGGAGGCGGCGGAGCGATCTTCGTGCGTGGCGGCAAGCTGACCGTGATCAACTCTCGATTCACCGGCAACCGGTGCGACACCAGCGGCCCCGATGTCGGGGGTGCGGCGATCCGGGTGTTGCACGAGAGCCGCAGCTACGCCGTTCTCATCGTGGGCAGTTCGTTCACCGGCGGTCGGTGCTCGAACGGAGGTGCCCTGAGCAGCATCGGGACCTCGTGGACCGTGGTGAACAGCATCTTCCGCGGCAACGTGGTCACCGGGCGCGGCGCGAACCCGGCCAGGTCGGGAACCCCCGGCGGGGGTAGTGGTGGTGCGATCTACATGGACGGCAACACCATTCGGCTCGACCTGCGGGGATGCCTGATCGAGGACAACACCGCCCCCGAGGGCGGTGGTGCCGTGTTCTTCGTGAGCAACGACCGCACCGGGACGGCGACGCTGGCGGCCTCGACGCTGCGCCGCAACGTGAGCAAGGGCTTCGAGACCACCGGCCTGCCGGGGATCTTCTTCCTGGGTGCGCGGTCGCCCAGCCTGACGACAGGGACGACGCTCGCCCGCTGACGGGATCTGCCGGGCCGTGCCGTCACGCGAACCTGCACCGTGCACCGTAGGGTGGCGGCGTGCCGTTGATCTCCACGGATGCCCTGACGATGCGGTTCGGCCCGACCACGGCGCTGGACCGGTTGACGGTGTCCGTCGAGCCCGGTGTGGTCGGGCTGGTCGGGGCCAACGGCGCCGGCAAGTCGACGATGATCAAGATTCTGCTCGGTCTGCTGCCGGCCACCGAGGGTCGGGCCCAGGTGCTCGGCCTGGATGTCGCCACCGACAGCGAGGCGATCCGGGCCCGGGTCGGCTACATGCCCGAACACGACTGCCTGCCCGCCGACACCTCGGCGACCGAGTTCGTCGTCCACATGGGGCGCATGTCCGGGCTGCCGATGACCGCAGCCCGCGAACGCACCGCCGACGTGCTGCGTCACGTCGGACTGTACGAGGAGCGGTACCGCGCCATCGGGGGCTACTCGACCGGCATGAAGCAGCGGGTCAAGCTGGCCCAGGCCCTGGTACACGACCCCGCGCTGGTGCTGCTGGACGAGCCGACCAACGGACTCGACCCGGCCGGTCGGGACGACATGCTCGGCCTGATCCGCCGCGTGCATGCCGACTTCGGCATCTCGGTGCTGGTGACCAGCCACCTGCTGGGTGAACTCGAACGCATCTGCGACCACGTCGTGGTGATCGAGGGCGGTCAGCTGCTGCGTTCGTCCTCGACGGCCGATGTGACCGCCGCCAGCGGCGTGCTGCTGGTCGAGGTGGACGAACGGCCCGAGGCGCTGGGCGGTGCGCTGCACCAGGCCGGCGTCGCGGTGCGGCCCGCGGGCCGGATGCTCGAGGTCGCCCTGGCCGGTGAACAGACCTACGACATCATTCGGGACGCCGCGGCGCAGCTGGGGTTGGGCCTGGTGCGCATGGAACGTCGTCGCCACCGCATGGTCGAGGTGTTCGATCAGGTCGATCCCCGTGCCGATCCCCGTGCCGCGGCGGCTCGGAGCACCGGAGAGGAGGCCGGCGGTGTCCGCATCCCCTGAGGCCGGTGTCATCCACGACATCGGCTACCGCCACTATCGCGGGCCGCGGCTCGGTCGCGGTGCCGTCGTCCGGTCGTTGTACCTCGACAGCCTGCGAGGGGCCTTCGGGCTGGGGCGCTCGACCAAGAGCAAGATCGCGCCCATGTTGTTGCTGGCGGTCAGTTGCCTGCCGGCGATCGTGGTCGCGATCGTGGTCAACGTCAGCGGGGACGACGAGCTGCCGTTCCCGATCTCCATCTACCCGACGTTCGTCTACCCCCTGCTGATCCTCTATGCCGGCGGCCAGGCGCCGGCCAGCGTCAGCCGAGATCTGCGGTTTCGGGTGACGACGCTGTACTTCTCGCGGCCGTTGAGTCGCAACGACTACGTGGCGGCCAAGTTCGCCGCCCTCAGCACGGCGCTGGTCATCGTGATGATGCTGCCGCTGCTGCTGTTGACCGGCGGGCTGCTGTTGTCCGACGTGCCCGCCCGGGACGTGCTGGTGGGATTCGCGCAGTCGCTGCTGGTCGTCGTCCTGCTGGCCCCGATGCTCGCCGGTATCGCGCTGGCCATCGCCTCGGTGACGCCTCGGCGCGGCCTCGGGGTGGCGGCGGTGGTCGCCGTCCTGATCATCGCCTGGGCGATGCACGGTGCGGTGCAGGGGATCCTGATGGAGCAGGACCGCAGTGACCTGGCCCCCTGGTCGCAGCTGATCTCGCCGGGGGCGACCGTCGACGGGCTGGTCGCCTGGGCCTTCGACATCGACTCGGGTTCGGGCACGGTGCCCGAAGGGACGGCAGGCCTGGCCTGGATCGCCGCGGTGCTGGTGGTCATCGCCGGCTCGATCGCCTTCCTGGCGTTGCGGTATCGAAAGGTGTCGGTCACGTGAGCACCATCGTCATCGACCGGGTCTCGCGTTGGTACGGCAACGTGGTGGCGGTCAACGACGTCACCATGCAGATCGGCCCCGGCATCACGGGGCTGCTCGGGCCGAACGGTGCCGGCAAGTCGACGCTGATCTCGATGATGGCCGGCTTCCTGCCGCCCTCGTCCGGCACGGTGACCATCGACGGCGAGCCGACCTGGCGCAATCAGGCCATCTACTCCCGGATCGGATTGGTGCCCGAGCGCGAGGGCATGTACGAGGTGGTCTCGGGGTGGGACCTGGTGCTGGCCAACGCGAAACTGCACAAGCTGCGCGACCCCGAACGCGCTGCCCGGCACGCGATCGAGACCGTCGACATGACGGCGGCGCAGGATCGCGGCATCGCGACCTACTCCAAGGGTATGAAGCAGCGCATCAAGGTGGCCACCGCCCTGGTGCACGACCCGGCGGTGCTGCTGCTCGACGAGCCGTTCAACGGTATGGACCCGCGCCAACGGATGCACCTGATGGACCTGTTGCAGCGCATGGCTGCCGGCGGGCGCAGCGTGCTGTTCTCCTCGCACATCCTCGAAGAGGTCGAGCAACTCGCCGGCAGCATCCAGGTGATGGTCGCCGGGCGGCACGCGGCGTCAGGTGACTTCCGCGAGATCCGCCGGTTGATGACCGAGAAGCCCCACCAGTACACGATCCGTTCCAGCGACAACCGCCGGCTGGCCTCGGCGTTGGTGGCCGACGTCTCCACCTCGGCGGTCCAGCTCGTCGGGGCACAGCGACCCGACGGCGTGGCGGGTGATCACTCGGCAGCGCTGCACGTGGAGGCCGTGGACGTCGCCCGGTTCGTCAAGGCGCTGCCCTGGCTGGCGCAGCAGACGGGGGTGCGGTTGCTCGAGGTGTCACCGACCGACGAGTCCCTCGAGAGCGTGTTCGCCTACCTCGTCACCCGGTCGTGAGGCAGCGATGAATCCCACCGTCATGCGGCTCACGGCCCGAACCTTGTTGGGTCACAAGCGGTTCTGGCTGCTGCTCAGTCTGTCGGCGGTGCTCGTGGTGCTGGCGGTCCTGGTGCGCGTGCTCACCGGCACGGACGACGGGCTGGCCTGGACGATCGCCTCGGGTCTGGGTCTGAGCACCCTGGTGCCGCTGATCGCCCTGCTCGCCGGCACCGGCTCGATCGGGCCGGAGATCGATGACGGCGCGATCATCTACCTGCTGTCCAAGCCCATCAGCCGGTTCACCATCGTGGGCTCCAAGCTGGCCGTGGCCGTGGTCAGTGCCCTGGTGCTGGGCGCCGTCCCGGTGGTGGTGGCAGCCGTGGCACTCGCCGAACACCCGGCCCGTCTGGGACCACCGCTCGCGCTGGGGGCCACGGTGGCGGTGCTCTGCTACTGCGCGCTGTTCCTGATGCTCGCCATCCTCACCCGCCACGCGGTGATCGTCGGGCTGCTCTACGCCGTGGTCTGGGAGACCACGATCGCCAACCTGATCCCCGGCGCGCAGGCGCTCTCGGTGCGTCAGTGGTCGCTGGCGCTGGCCCAGTGGGTCCTGGGTACCGGTGAGGCAGAGCGATTGGGCGTGGACGCCGCCGTCGGCACCACGGCGGGCCTGATCGCGCTGGTGGTGCTCACGGTGGCGAGCACGGTGTACGCCGGGATGCGGCTGCGCACCCTGCGACTGCTCGCCTCGGAGTAGTGGTCCCCCTCCTCGTCGGGGCGCTGATCAGTCGAACGGGACGGCGACGTAACGGCCCTCGGCCGTCGAGGCCAGGACGCGCCCTGCCGGCACCTCGTGCGGGGCGTCACCGGCCGGCGCCGACGAGAGCAGC
Protein-coding regions in this window:
- a CDS encoding ABC transporter permease, with translation MSASPEAGVIHDIGYRHYRGPRLGRGAVVRSLYLDSLRGAFGLGRSTKSKIAPMLLLAVSCLPAIVVAIVVNVSGDDELPFPISIYPTFVYPLLILYAGGQAPASVSRDLRFRVTTLYFSRPLSRNDYVAAKFAALSTALVIVMMLPLLLLTGGLLLSDVPARDVLVGFAQSLLVVVLLAPMLAGIALAIASVTPRRGLGVAAVVAVLIIAWAMHGAVQGILMEQDRSDLAPWSQLISPGATVDGLVAWAFDIDSGSGTVPEGTAGLAWIAAVLVVIAGSIAFLALRYRKVSVT
- a CDS encoding ABC transporter ATP-binding protein; its protein translation is MISTDALTMRFGPTTALDRLTVSVEPGVVGLVGANGAGKSTMIKILLGLLPATEGRAQVLGLDVATDSEAIRARVGYMPEHDCLPADTSATEFVVHMGRMSGLPMTAARERTADVLRHVGLYEERYRAIGGYSTGMKQRVKLAQALVHDPALVLLDEPTNGLDPAGRDDMLGLIRRVHADFGISVLVTSHLLGELERICDHVVVIEGGQLLRSSSTADVTAASGVLLVEVDERPEALGGALHQAGVAVRPAGRMLEVALAGEQTYDIIRDAAAQLGLGLVRMERRRHRMVEVFDQVDPRADPRAAAARSTGEEAGGVRIP
- a CDS encoding ABC transporter permease subunit, which produces MNPTVMRLTARTLLGHKRFWLLLSLSAVLVVLAVLVRVLTGTDDGLAWTIASGLGLSTLVPLIALLAGTGSIGPEIDDGAIIYLLSKPISRFTIVGSKLAVAVVSALVLGAVPVVVAAVALAEHPARLGPPLALGATVAVLCYCALFLMLAILTRHAVIVGLLYAVVWETTIANLIPGAQALSVRQWSLALAQWVLGTGEAERLGVDAAVGTTAGLIALVVLTVASTVYAGMRLRTLRLLASE
- a CDS encoding ABC transporter ATP-binding protein; its protein translation is MSTIVIDRVSRWYGNVVAVNDVTMQIGPGITGLLGPNGAGKSTLISMMAGFLPPSSGTVTIDGEPTWRNQAIYSRIGLVPEREGMYEVVSGWDLVLANAKLHKLRDPERAARHAIETVDMTAAQDRGIATYSKGMKQRIKVATALVHDPAVLLLDEPFNGMDPRQRMHLMDLLQRMAAGGRSVLFSSHILEEVEQLAGSIQVMVAGRHAASGDFREIRRLMTEKPHQYTIRSSDNRRLASALVADVSTSAVQLVGAQRPDGVAGDHSAALHVEAVDVARFVKALPWLAQQTGVRLLEVSPTDESLESVFAYLVTRS